tggggtaccccacatgtgacctttgacctctttgatgagaagtttccaattgaaacaaagaaatccctgttctttatgtaagattcaaaccagttaatctctggaccggagagtccgacccaactctccagtccattcagtaaaaTGTCCTGGTcgacactgaggtccaacagaaccagaaccagaactgtggttctcccacagtccgtatttatatggatgtcattgaacactttgactaggccagtctctgtgctgtggtaaccatggaaaccagactggaaggagtcaaagcagttggtttaGTTAGGAAGctgtttaactgtttaaacagctttttcaataactttactgatgaatcagaggtcagaggtcggcctgtaattctgcagtagtgagttgtctagattgttcttttttatcagtggtttgattactgctgttttcaaagcctgatGAGAAACGAtgagttactatttggatcagatcagtagcaacaacaggcagaactttcttaaagaaatgttctagagttatagatctagaacatccagacagcaggaactggagctgagttgacttcTAATTTCctctagaccagtgtttcccaattccagtcctcaataccagaacagctgattcaaatgattgcatgacatcttctgcagccaccaaatactgcaggagcctgttaatcacccaaagattcaatccaggtgtggcagaagggaaacacctaaaacatgcaggcaggggggcctgaggactggaattgggaaacactgctctagggttttataactaagtagttgaaattgggtcatttttcctgtatttgttttgttttggttcagtgttggttctgactttatagtggatgtgcagattaatcctctgatatttttaattttctctgaaaagaaactggaaaactggttgcaggcggcaatagactgaaattcaggtggtaacgtgataggagggtttgtgagcctgtcaactgttgctaataaaactggagcattgttaatgtttttgtttatgacatctgcaaagaaagcctgtcttgcatgtttgagtgttaaatgatagtaacgtagattttctttatagatgtcataatgaatgTGAAGTTTACACCATTTCGTTGTCTTGCAGATcgaactgtttgtgcatttctccgtggagatttcttcttaccagacacaaccttcattttaattggggcaatggaatcaatgaaatctgaaactttagactcaAAATCttttaccaacttatctacgtcTTATAAGTTTAAGGACTTCAGATCTGATGCGGTTTATCtgcctggttttagtcagaacggcagcagcagcaggagaatgTCGATTTGTCCAATTATTGATCAATCAttgactaaattagttgatgattatttcaataatcaattaatgtGATTAATGGTTTAAGCCAAGATTGAAGGTAAATGGATTCCACATTCTGATGTGATCAATACCGCACCAATAAACtccattgattgattgattgattgattgcaaCCTGTCTCTCCACAGTAACTGCCCCTGCTCGCTGGCGGCCGCCCTGGCCCGCGCCACCGCAGACAGCCTGCTCCAGTCTGATCTGTCCATCCAGAACCTCAACAAGGCCGTAGAAGACGGTGCCGACCCGTTGCCACGTGAGTCGCCGGGGAATCGCTTTCTCAAACAAATTAGGTCTCCCTCTCAGTTCGTCCCTCACACTCAGCCACAAACCTCCAGGGCTGCGTCCCACTTCTCCTCTCTGGGTGCAATAGGACGGATTTGACCACTAGAGGGCGATAAGAAGCTCAGTCACAGCCAGACAGCCCTCGATTGTGGTTTAGATCAGCGAATATTTTACTCACATTAATGtattaatctgttttgtttctcttacgtaatatttaaaattcaacaCCTGTAATCCGTaatcttcaaaatgaaaatgcaaactaTTATGTAACGTTGTTCTCTCTGTAGTtgcaaacacttaaaaaaataaatgttgattctTTCTAACCAGAAACTTCAGTTTCATTCGAATTTAATGCCAAAAACCAAcagaacataaataataaaaaatgaatatgttGATATTAAGTACAAATCTGCAACTcatgacttttttatttgtctgcagCTTCCTATATGCTGattaatcaaaatcaaattttattgattaatcagatttttgggtttgaagatttaatgtgtgaaaaatgtgaatttttttttcatagttcaGAGTCACATCTGGTTTATgacttctatttatttatagaatatttaattatatatacaatatttatttgttataattTAGGTGTTTATGTCGGTTCAAGCAGTTCCAACacaatcatttatttctgtgatGAAAAGGAGCAGAGCCATAGgccaaaaagttttaaaatgatccaaaaacaGGTCAAAAGTGATTTTGCTGCAAAGCCTGGAGGCTTCAGACTAGTAAATTATTGTGCACAGTCTcaatttttgcaaaattaattaTCTAAATTATAGATGTGCATTTGATTGTTTACCAATAATCAAAATGCAATTATTGGCTCCTCTGGTACAAACGCCTCAAACTAAACAGCCTCTATGGAGAGCCAAAGATGCCAAAAAGCAACAactgttgatgttttctttccctcctcctGCTATTCAAATACAGGAGACTCATTTGGAAACTCGTCCTGCTTCGTTTATCACAGCTCCACTCAGACTTTTCCAAtcttaaatacacaaaatgaaactactaaaaacagaattaagaCTTAGTAAAATAACTGAACGGCTTTCACACTCTTTGtttaaagagttttaaagaaaagttttaaatttcttcatgGGAATAAAATCTTAAgcgttttttaattttgcaagtGAGGAGAAAAATCTTTTCCTGATTGGTTGTGTGTTGGTTGCAGAGATGGAGTCGGTGAAGATGGCGCGGTTGGTGTTTAACAGACTGTTTGAGATTTGCTGCCTGTGGCAGAAGGAGCTGCCGTTCCGCCGCCGCCCGCAGCCGTACTACGAAACGTCCATCCACGCCATCAAGAACATGAGGCGCAAGATGGAGGACAAGCACGTCATCATCCCCGACTTCAATACACTCTTCAACATTCaggtaaaatttatttatgcaagTCCATTTCCTTAATGATTTTCAGAggatatttatttatcaaatgttATAAGCTGCTAAAACGTTACTTGTTGGTTTTGTCTGGATTCAGATGTGCTGCACTAAAACTAGAGAAACATAGTTAGTAAAACATAAATAGCAATAAAATTCACAAACTGatcagagcaaaaacaaaatgaaaatccaaaacatttctctgaacaaatttgtttttccaaatctgacacttttacagaaattagccaatacatttttaatactcAATCATTCATGCAGGCAGTTTAATACATCTTGATTTTTCCTGccaacagatttgtttgtttttcacttggattttaaaaggaaaaattaaataactgatCTTGTTGAAttcttttttcatcatttacatATCAACATTTACATATCAACAAACatgcagatatttgttttccattcattcatccatttacTTCTGTTTATccgggtcgggtcgcggggtcagcagcttcagaatggaggcccagtcttccctcccCAAGTCTCTTCCAGGaatcctccaggaatcccaaggcgttcccaggccagcagagagacatcgtccctccagcgtgtcctgggtttcccctcctcctggtgggacatgaactcctcaccagggaggcgtccaggaggcatcctgaccagatgctcctcaactggcccctctcgatgtgaaggagcagcagctctactctgagtccctcctggatgacccATTtgggccgcttgtatccgcgatcttgtttttcggtcatgacccaaagctcatgaccatagatgagggtgggaacgtagatcgaccggtaaatcgagagctttgctttttggcacagctctctcttcaccacaacggaccggtacagcgcccgcttgactgcagacgctgcaccaatccgcctgtcgatctcccgctcccttcttcccccattggtgaacaagatcctgagatacttgaactcctccacttggggcaggacaccccccctgacccggagaaggcactctacccttttccggctcaagaccatggcctcggatttggaggcactgatcgccatcccagccgcttcacactcggctgcgaaccgctccagcgagagctgcagatcacgacctgatgaagccaaaaggaccacatcatccgcaaaaagcagagatttgatcctaaggccaccaaaacggatcccctcaacaccttggctggtccagagattctgtccataaaagtaatgaacagaatcgatgacaaagggcagccctggcagagtccaactctcaccggaaacgagcccgacttactgctggcaatgtggaccagactctgacaccggtcctacagggacctgacagcccgtatcaaggagcccggtaccccatactcccggagaaccccccacagggttccccgagggacacggtcgaacgccttctccaagtccacaaaacacatgtagactggttgggcgaactcccagaaccttccaggacctgctgagggtgtagagctggtccagtgttccagaaccagaaccagaaccacactgctcttcctgaatctgaggttcaacaatccgacggaccctcctctccagaacccccgaatagaccttgccagggaggcttaagagtgtgacccccctgtaattggagcacaccctctggtccccctttttgaacagggggaccaccaccccagtctgccaatccaggggaactgctcccgatgtccatgcgatattgcagagtcgcgttaaccaacacaaccctacaacatccagagccttaaggaactccgggcAGATCTCATCCCCCCCcagggccctgccaccgaggagctttttgaccaccgaggagctttttgaccacctcggcgacctcgaccccagagattggagagcccaacccagagtctccaggctcagcttccaaaatagaaggcatgttggtgggattgaggaggtcttcaaagtattctgcccaccggcccacaacatcccgagttgaggtcagcagcacatcATCcccgttcaccggggtaaaccccaacgtacaggcgccgagatagGGAGCAACAGgaatgcccactcctgcccgacgcctctcatcCTGGGCAAcaccagagtggaagtatgtccagcccctctcaaggagactggttccagaaccagagccatgcgtccaggtgagaccgactatttctagccagaacctctcagcctcacacactagctccggctccttccccaccagggAGGTGACATTtcacgtcccaagagcttctgcaacCAAGGATCGAACCGCCAGGGccccctccctcggccgccacccatcacacaatgcacccgaccccaggtgcatatttgttttcatgatgGGAAAAAGACAAAGCCACGATATGAAGTCAGGTGTTGATCCGAGCGGCACGTTAGCAAAGCCAGTCGCTCCGTGTAGCATTTCTACAGAGCTGCAGCTCTATAGAAATGCTACACCTTAACCACCAGGTGTCTGTAGAGGCTATTTTAGGATCAGTGTCTATAGGTGCCGCGGTATTAAAGCTGCAGGTCAGCATGGCGTCTGCCTCTGCTGCTACTTTTCCCACAGTGAAAAACTTATTGAATGAATGTCAGAGCTGaagcttttctctgttttgtctcCCAGGATCAAGAGGAACAGGCGTTCTTTGCTGTGTTTGACGGACACGGCGGCGTGGACGCTGCTATTTATGCTGCCAACCACCTTCATGTCAACCTGTTCCACCAGGAATCCTTCAGCCAGGATCCCAGCGACGCTCTGTGCCGCGCCTTCAAGCTGACGGACGAGCGCTTTGTGAAGAAAGCCTCACGAGAGGTGCCCCCACCCTAACCTTTAACCCCGACCCGTCCTCCCTCAGAACTCCGTCGGCTTTTACtcacaacaatgtttttattttttatagtgtTGTCTCATCTGCAGCTAAcggttattttagtaatcgattattctgacgattaatggATAAAAAATTCGGCAGATTTTTCATTCCAATGTTTTGCTTCAATATTAGAAATAcgttaaaagatgcaaaaaaaacaattttttttactgagaaaatgaacattttattgccttaaAATGTAACGACAGCTTTTGATCATTTATAGCAAACGATGAACCTGAATCTTAAAATCCTCCAAACATGAGAAAAGTTCAACATGCTGCATTTATAATCTGgggattattttctttaataattttatagcAATGGGAgattaatagatttattttcttttacagagtTTGAACttggtgaagctaaaactgaccCTAGAGTTCTGGATAAGggatatttacaaataaagtttttcatcttaaatacaaaatgcatagattgtttctacagttttggtttaataactgctgagtttttttctttggattcCAGTTTATTAATCGATAGTAAATTAGTTGACCATCGATTTATCATGATTAATTTGatgaatcgtttcagccctggTTTTGAATGTGTCGTGTTTTACTGCTTAAATTTATTCATTAGAGATGATTAAGTCATAATTTGGTTGCAAACCCAGTTCTCCTGTGTGTCTGCGGCAGCACCTGCGCTGTGGAACCACCGGGGTGGTGACGTTCCTGCGAGGCCGGACGCTGCATGTCGCCTGGCTGGGAGACTCCCAGGTGATCCTGGTGCGGAGAGGGCAGGTGGTGGAGCTGATGAAGCCACACAAACCAGACAGAGAGGTGACACACGTCTCTTCCTTCACAGAACAAGCAAATCGGTTTTCTGTTAACTTAGCAAAGAGCTGCTGCTAAAGGAAAATGTCCAGTGGTTGTCAGGGGAAAGTCAGTCATGAACGGTAGAATAATGTCTGGGAACGCAGATAAGTTGGAACCTTAGATGCAAAATTTAtttcttccatgtttttgtttctccattttaggttttaaaaaaacactgatgttttttggcaaaaagtttgttttggtgtctggaaaatgaaacagatCAAAAACTTTCCATTGTTAAGTCATattccgttacctagcaaccacagctgGTTtccagccccgttacctagcaacctagtTTAAGCCTGATTTCCAGCggttggtcagctggttttcccactgtacaatggctgctggaaaagagtTTAGTTGTTGACTTACTGCATACTGGATTGGTTGTGCAGGACGCTCCActgatgcttttcaaagatgtactgtTGTATAATTTGTAAACGTTGAGTtcggggcgtggccagcagcagcttgtctgaatttaaagggacagagaccctaaaacagctcagacTAAAACCTGATTATCTAAAAGTAATTTAGTCTAAAAATATAATGAACGGGTTTTGAATAGACCATAGACAGATCTTGACCTGTTCAAAGAAGCATAATTGttcatctttttctctgtttttatattccagtttttttatttgggatCTGGTTGAAGTTTCTGAACCCTAAATAATAGAATAACATTCAGCGACTGGCTGGTTCAGTTTGCATTATACTGCCTTATTTTTAACAGGATATTGGCAGCAGAGCTTTCCTCTAATTCTGTTCTTAGTGCTCAGTATCAGCTGTTGAGTTACGGTCACAATAAATCTGGATGATCggccaaaacaaacatgaatctgATCCTATCCAACAATCATGTTTTCCTCCATAAAGGTCtgaaaagcagctgctgctccttttGCTGTGCTGGGAGAAACAGTCTGTAAACAGTCAGCTCACTGTTTATAGACCATGAAAAAGCCACCAGGTTCTATAGAAAATAACACACAGAAGTGTTACACTGTGGCCAACACTACCCAAGTCTGTTAGCTGAACAAAttcttatatatattttatggaaataaataatgtttagaaatatattCTCAGCTAACGCCTACAAAATTACctgtcaaaacaaacacaactttgAAGTAACATGGCTTCCAGGTTTTCTCTTAAAGTTTAAGTTATTTGCAAAACTCTCCAGATAtctagaataaaaaataattctttttcaGCCccattattctttattttcagacatCTATCATCTAGGTTTTCTTGGcatctttccattttaaaaattacactttgTATTTTCAGTACAGAAACAGAAGCGCTGTCTGACCCCAACccaaaaaatgtcaatgttttgaGTGGACCGTTCCTTTAAGTGCTTAACGAGGCAGATGAAGAAATCTCAGATTGCCGTTCTGCAGATGATGAGCATCTCTTTGTTTGCAGGACGAGAAGCAGAGGATCGAGGCTTTGGGAGGATGTGTGATTTGGTTTGGCACATGGAGGGTCAACGGGAGTCTGTCTGTTTCCAGAGCAATAGGTACAGTGAAGTTCCTGCAGTGCATTGTGGGAAGGCAATACTCTTCACCTCAAATGTCAAAGTACAATACTTGTGTATAAAGGGGCTCTAGAGCCCACAatagaccccctggtggggtaaacaaaaaacaaaaaaaacaaaaaaacatgtcaaagtacaaataagaaaactgCCAGGAAGGAATAGCAGACTTTGCTGCCATCAGTCTAACCCTAAAGATTgaaagattttcatttaaactgaaattaggcctgtcaccataactaattttgctgagcaattaattttctcaaaaattattgcgataaacgataatattgtttgaagaccattttaaactgatttaatggaaatgacataatgcAAGTGACATCTTGCCAAAAAtagataaactttattttcaaaagaacatttaacactgggaCTGGTGAACAACCCAACCAAAACCAAAATGGAtgctcagtctccattaacaaaaaatacagttgaataaaaactaaacaacataaaaccaaagtgttaataaaaactgtattcaaccaaaagagtgcagattatgaagtctgtattcTATATTgaccttcagtaatcattagattcaGATATCTGATACCCTGATCCAATAGTTCACTCTTCCCTCAAGCCCTCTAGTGTCTGGTGTGTTCCGACTGATCGGGTCCAGTCGGTAGAACGTCGCGGCCGCTCCGATCTTAATCAGGCATGTTCAACCTATTGGATTGTCTTAGTCAGTTTATCACTGCAGCGTTTGGGGTTTTCCCCAACTGGGAGCTTagcgcagcctgttgaatgtgacaggtagccagtCAGAAAACACGGATTCCCCTCCGCGTTTTCTGAGGGGAAACATGgagggaatcccaaacagctgagcAACCCAAAGTCCATCGGACATcagagatgatatgtggaaacagcATTAATgttattcaacattttgtgaGAGAAATATTGACAGAAATGACCAGGAGAGCAATTGGAGCGGATTGCTTATCCaacgccttttctttttgttgcatcTTTTATTGCTTAAAGTAAGCTATAAACTATCGCTATTGCATCCATGTTAGTTCACTCTAAATTCACGTGTCATGTAGTTTTGACaggattttctgtctgaaatctGAATGTCGGTGAGGGAAATCAGTTCTTGTGGTGGGTTGGATGGACACACTCTGCACGGTTGAACCCGATCGAACTCGATACACCTATGATTTTTATCTGCtagtctctcaggttttgaaaatgaggCGACAATCAGCCGACAATTTTAAGATCGTGTAGAGAGAACTGGGCAATAACGAAATGCCCAGTTCTCTCAGTGGAGAGGGTTGGGGTTAGTCATCAATAGACAGAGAAAAAGGCAGGAAGAAATGATAAAGtcgataaattaaaatgacaatatcATGTTGAATGATATGAATGACCAAAAAATCAAATCGGATTTCAGTTGAAAATCTGTTGTGTGATTGGAGCCTGTTGCAAAAGCAGGTTTCATTTCAGTTCTGGCTCTAAACTcagtaaacaaaagaaatcattttgcCCTTTCAAAATAGAGTTCATGgaaccttttcaaaataaaagcctattttaatggtttaattATTACAAATGGAGGCTCCAGGTTTCAGTGCAACTCAACAGAAAACCTGATTATTTGACCTAACATGCGTTAAGTGTCAGGCAATCAAAAAAGTCTTGTAGgcaataatataatataatataatataatataaccTGATTGTTTTGACAGGTGACTCAGAGCACAAGCCGTACATCTGTGGGGACGCCGACCACGGCATCTTCCCATTGGACGGTTCAGAGGATTACCTGATCCTGGCCTGCGACGGGTTCTGGGACACGGTGAGTCCCGACGAGGCGGTGCGCGTCGTCAGCGACCATCTGCAGGAAAACTCCGGCGACACCACCATGGTGGCCCACAAGCTGGTGGCCTCCGCCCGAGACGCAGGCTCCAGCGACAACATAACTGTCATAGTGGTGTTCCTGCGCGACCCCCGCTCCCCGCCGCCCGCCAGCGCggaggacgaagaggagggCGGGGCGGAGGAGccggtggtggaggaggaggtcactgaggtggaggaggaggagcaggaagaagaggaggaagaagatgaagcCATGAGAGTAGAGCGAGACGGAGGCGAGGGAGGCAGCGCCGCAGACGTGGGAGGAAAAAGCCGCGGCGGCTGGCCGCTGCAGCAGTGCTCGGCTCCAGCGGACCTCGCCTACGAAGACCGGACGGACTCATTCACTGACAGAACCAGCCTCAGCTTGCTGGGGCCGTCGCTGGAGAGCCACATCAGCCCCAACAGCTACCGGGGAGTGCGCCCTCTGAGACGCAGGCCGCGCTTCCCGTTCCAGCAGCCCGGAGCCGGCGGGTTCACGGACCCACTGTGGCCCCAAACGGCCGCGCTTTTAGGCCACGCCTCCAGGCGAAGCCGCAGCCGGGGTCACGTCAGCCGCCGATGGGGTCGGCGGTGGCCGAGCAGATCCAAAGAGCTGCTGGGTCTGATACCGTCAGGCCACACGCAGAGTTACGCCCCCTGGAGGCCTGGAGTggcagtgcctcacctgccCTATGACACCACCATCTGAAGGGAGGCGACGCCCTCTGCAGACTCCTAGTGGCGTTTCTGAGTGACATTGTCTCTCAAGAGCAAACACTGATTGGTCAGATCCCACTGCAGAAATTTGTCCAAAAATGATCATCATTATTAAAAAGTTGAGCAACAAAATGAGAAGCTGAGGGTTCAActtcttttcagaaaaagctacaattttactatttttcttaGTCTCACATCATTTCAGGAACTAAAATGGATTTTGTTTCCAAGTATCAACATCCCTTTCTACTTATAAACGCCTGAAAAATGGCTACTGTTTGCTACTAAAACagatgctcttattttgaaatgttagcAGACTTCCTCTGTTAAGAGAAGGCGCTATGTAGACGCAAGTAATGGCGCTAATGCTAACACAAAATGTCCGCCATTATCCCATCAAAGTGCTTAAACTGTAACTAATCCCAAAGTCTTTTCTGGGTTACAACAGCAAGTCTGTGTGACTATGAAaataaaggacatttttatGCCAAAGACGTCAGCTAGcgacatttaaaaaagaaaatgtagtgaCAGATGTTAATTTGGTCCAATGAGGTGTGGCTCTTGAGAAACTCGTTGCTTTGGAAACGCTGCTTCACCTCTGTCTGAAGGTTCAGCCAAACCAATCCGTTTCTGTGGTTCTTCACTTCTCCCCTTTGCCTTCAACCACATAATTCTTTGGTAGTAAGTAGTTGTGGCTCCTGCAGTCGTTATGTGATAACCAGTGGATGTTAGGGGACCGGTACTCTGTCCAAAGTCCAAACATTTCTCACTGTAAGCTGAACACAGACCTGCTGTCGCTTTAGACCCAAACATCCTCTCTGTGACCATTGACCAGCCGGTATGAAGCCAGAGCTCCAAATGCTGGACAGTCAGCAGATGTATTCACAGGTTGAATgtgacataaatgttttaaaaaagccaCTAGTTCTACCTGCATGTGGAGCAGAGCGGTTACTGCAGACAACACAAATAAAGTCGGAGTGGTTTCActtcaggaaaaagaaacagaaatttcaAGTAAATTGTGAAATCAGTTTCCTGGACTCTAACGCCTGTTGTTAGTTTAGTTAGAGCTTAGTTCTGTTTTGGGCTGTGAAAGCCTCAAGTGATTAGAAATATTAacttccattcatttattttggtgcCTCTGTAGAgagaagttatttattttgaaagatgGAAAAGAGATTTGAGCTTCTCTCTCACAGCAGctgattttaactcattttgtTTGGCATTCagtaatgtaataatttagtGTATTTCACCACACTCATACGTTTTTAAAGACTTGCATATTGTAA
This window of the Gambusia affinis linkage group LG15, SWU_Gaff_1.0, whole genome shotgun sequence genome carries:
- the ppm1e gene encoding protein phosphatase 1E isoform X1 translates to MMAGSAAEEKTFRRFLELFVREMRLPLQEGDPVPMRPLSDLVTEDEMEGECLDLCLQHLYKYNCPCSLAAALARATADSLLQSDLSIQNLNKAVEDGADPLPQMESVKMARLVFNRLFEICCLWQKELPFRRRPQPYYETSIHAIKNMRRKMEDKHVIIPDFNTLFNIQDQEEQAFFAVFDGHGGVDAAIYAANHLHVNLFHQESFSQDPSDALCRAFKLTDERFVKKASREHLRCGTTGVVTFLRGRTLHVAWLGDSQVILVRRGQVVELMKPHKPDREDEKQRIEALGGCVIWFGTWRVNGSLSVSRAIGDSEHKPYICGDADHGIFPLDGSEDYLILACDGFWDTVSPDEAVRVVSDHLQENSGDTTMVAHKLVASARDAGSSDNITVIVVFLRDPRSPPPASAEDEEEGGAEEPVVEEEVTEVEEEEQEEEEEEDEAMRVERDGGEGGSAADVGGKSRGGWPLQQCSAPADLAYEDRTDSFTDRTSLSLLGPSLESHISPNSYRGVRPLRRRPRFPFQQPGAGGFTDPLWPQTAALLGHASRRSRSRGHVSRRWGRRWPSRSKELLGLIPSGHTQSYAPWRPGVAVPHLPYDTTI
- the ppm1e gene encoding protein phosphatase 1E isoform X2, with product MESVKMARLVFNRLFEICCLWQKELPFRRRPQPYYETSIHAIKNMRRKMEDKHVIIPDFNTLFNIQDQEEQAFFAVFDGHGGVDAAIYAANHLHVNLFHQESFSQDPSDALCRAFKLTDERFVKKASREHLRCGTTGVVTFLRGRTLHVAWLGDSQVILVRRGQVVELMKPHKPDREDEKQRIEALGGCVIWFGTWRVNGSLSVSRAIGDSEHKPYICGDADHGIFPLDGSEDYLILACDGFWDTVSPDEAVRVVSDHLQENSGDTTMVAHKLVASARDAGSSDNITVIVVFLRDPRSPPPASAEDEEEGGAEEPVVEEEVTEVEEEEQEEEEEEDEAMRVERDGGEGGSAADVGGKSRGGWPLQQCSAPADLAYEDRTDSFTDRTSLSLLGPSLESHISPNSYRGVRPLRRRPRFPFQQPGAGGFTDPLWPQTAALLGHASRRSRSRGHVSRRWGRRWPSRSKELLGLIPSGHTQSYAPWRPGVAVPHLPYDTTI